A single Stigmatopora argus isolate UIUO_Sarg chromosome 7, RoL_Sarg_1.0, whole genome shotgun sequence DNA region contains:
- the pou4f2 gene encoding POU domain, class 4, transcription factor 2 isoform X1 → MMMMSLSSKQPFSAMAHAGLAEAKYSSLHSNSGGPSSSSSSSATSSSASSSSSSSSSVSSSSASSRHSSIISTSAEAMRRACLPTPPVRSNIFGGLDESLLARAEALAAVDIVSQSKSHLHHHHHHHPPPHHSPFKPDATYHTMNTLPCTSSSAATSSSVPISHPSALGGGGGGGGGGGGGGGNHGGSHGGGGHHHHHHHHHHQPHQSLEGDLLDHITPGLSLGAMAGPDVSTPGAHMAGMNHMHQAALSMAQAHAQAQAQAHAHAHGLPPHMGGMSDVDADPRDLEAFAERFKQRRIKLGVTQADVGSALASLKIPGVGSLSQSTICRFESLTLSHNNMIALKPILQAWLEEAEKSHREKLSKPELFNGAEKKRKRTSIAAPEKRSLEAYFAIQPRPSSEKIAAIAEKLDLKKNVVRVWFCNQRQKQKRMKYSACI, encoded by the exons atgATGATGATGTCTCTGAGCAGCAAGCAGCCCTTCTCCGCCATGGCGCACGCCGGCCTGGCGGAAGCCAAGTACTCGTCGCTGCACTCGAACTCGGGCGGCCCTTCGTCGTCCTCCTCGTCTTCGGCCACCTCCAGCTCggcgtcttcctcctcctcgtcctcctcctcggtGTCCTCCTCTTCGGCCTCCTCCCGGCACAGCAGCATCATCAGCACCAGCGCCGAGGCGATGCGGCGTGCGTGCCTCCCCACGCCACCGGTACGT AGCAATATATTCGGCGGCTTGGACGAGAGTCTTCTGGCCCGGGCTGAGGCGCTGGCGGCGGTGGACATCGTTTCGCAGAGCAAGAGCCAcctgcaccaccaccaccatcaccacccgCCGCCGCACCACAGCCCCTTCAAGCCGGACGCCACCTATCACACCATGAACACGCTGCCCTGCACGTCGTCGTCCGCCGCCACGTCGTCGTCGGTGCCCATCTCGCACCCGTCGGCGTTggggggcggcggcggaggaggcggcggcggcgggggaggCGGCGGGAACCACGGCGGGAGCCACGGCGGCGgtggccaccaccaccaccatcaccaccaccaccaccagccgCACCAGTCGCTGGAGGGCGACCTCCTGGATCACATCACGCCGGGCCTGTCGCTGGGTGCCATGGCCGGACCGGACGTGTCCACGCCCGGGGCGCACATGGCCGGCATGAACCACATGCACCAGGCGGCGTTGAGCATGGCGCAGGCCCACGCGCAGGCGCAAGCGCAggcacacgcgcacgcgcacgggCTGCCGCCGCACATGGGCGGCATGAGCGACGTGGACGCCGACCCCCGCGACCTGGAGGCCTTCGCCGAGCGCTTCAAGCAGCGGCGCATCAAGCTGGGCGTGACGCAGGCCGACGTGGGCTCGGCGCTGGCCTCGCTGAAGATCCCCGGCGTGGGCTCGCTGAGCCAGAGCACCATCTGCCGTTTCGAGTCGCTGACGCTGTCGCACAACAACATGATCGCGCTCAAGCCCATCCTGCAGGCGTGGCTGGAGGAGGCGGAGAAGTCGCACCGGGAGAAGCTGAGCAAGCCCGAGCTCTTCAACGGCGCCGAGAAGAAGCGCAAGCGCACGTCCATCGCCGCGCCCGAGAAGCGCTCGCTGGAGGCTTACTTCGCCATCCAGCCGCGGCCGTCGTCGGAGAAGATCGCCGCCATCGCCGAGAAGTTGGACCTCAAGAAGAACGTGGTGCGCGTCTGGTTTTGCAACCAGCGGCAGAAACAGAAACGGATGAAGTACTCGGCCTGCATTTGA
- the pou4f2 gene encoding POU domain, class 4, transcription factor 2 isoform X2: protein MMMMSLSSKQPFSAMAHAGLAEAKYSSLHSNSGGPSSSSSSSATSSSASSSSSSSSSVSSSSASSRHSSIISTSAEAMRRACLPTPPSNIFGGLDESLLARAEALAAVDIVSQSKSHLHHHHHHHPPPHHSPFKPDATYHTMNTLPCTSSSAATSSSVPISHPSALGGGGGGGGGGGGGGGNHGGSHGGGGHHHHHHHHHHQPHQSLEGDLLDHITPGLSLGAMAGPDVSTPGAHMAGMNHMHQAALSMAQAHAQAQAQAHAHAHGLPPHMGGMSDVDADPRDLEAFAERFKQRRIKLGVTQADVGSALASLKIPGVGSLSQSTICRFESLTLSHNNMIALKPILQAWLEEAEKSHREKLSKPELFNGAEKKRKRTSIAAPEKRSLEAYFAIQPRPSSEKIAAIAEKLDLKKNVVRVWFCNQRQKQKRMKYSACI from the exons atgATGATGATGTCTCTGAGCAGCAAGCAGCCCTTCTCCGCCATGGCGCACGCCGGCCTGGCGGAAGCCAAGTACTCGTCGCTGCACTCGAACTCGGGCGGCCCTTCGTCGTCCTCCTCGTCTTCGGCCACCTCCAGCTCggcgtcttcctcctcctcgtcctcctcctcggtGTCCTCCTCTTCGGCCTCCTCCCGGCACAGCAGCATCATCAGCACCAGCGCCGAGGCGATGCGGCGTGCGTGCCTCCCCACGCCACCG AGCAATATATTCGGCGGCTTGGACGAGAGTCTTCTGGCCCGGGCTGAGGCGCTGGCGGCGGTGGACATCGTTTCGCAGAGCAAGAGCCAcctgcaccaccaccaccatcaccacccgCCGCCGCACCACAGCCCCTTCAAGCCGGACGCCACCTATCACACCATGAACACGCTGCCCTGCACGTCGTCGTCCGCCGCCACGTCGTCGTCGGTGCCCATCTCGCACCCGTCGGCGTTggggggcggcggcggaggaggcggcggcggcgggggaggCGGCGGGAACCACGGCGGGAGCCACGGCGGCGgtggccaccaccaccaccatcaccaccaccaccaccagccgCACCAGTCGCTGGAGGGCGACCTCCTGGATCACATCACGCCGGGCCTGTCGCTGGGTGCCATGGCCGGACCGGACGTGTCCACGCCCGGGGCGCACATGGCCGGCATGAACCACATGCACCAGGCGGCGTTGAGCATGGCGCAGGCCCACGCGCAGGCGCAAGCGCAggcacacgcgcacgcgcacgggCTGCCGCCGCACATGGGCGGCATGAGCGACGTGGACGCCGACCCCCGCGACCTGGAGGCCTTCGCCGAGCGCTTCAAGCAGCGGCGCATCAAGCTGGGCGTGACGCAGGCCGACGTGGGCTCGGCGCTGGCCTCGCTGAAGATCCCCGGCGTGGGCTCGCTGAGCCAGAGCACCATCTGCCGTTTCGAGTCGCTGACGCTGTCGCACAACAACATGATCGCGCTCAAGCCCATCCTGCAGGCGTGGCTGGAGGAGGCGGAGAAGTCGCACCGGGAGAAGCTGAGCAAGCCCGAGCTCTTCAACGGCGCCGAGAAGAAGCGCAAGCGCACGTCCATCGCCGCGCCCGAGAAGCGCTCGCTGGAGGCTTACTTCGCCATCCAGCCGCGGCCGTCGTCGGAGAAGATCGCCGCCATCGCCGAGAAGTTGGACCTCAAGAAGAACGTGGTGCGCGTCTGGTTTTGCAACCAGCGGCAGAAACAGAAACGGATGAAGTACTCGGCCTGCATTTGA